Proteins encoded by one window of Pseudorca crassidens isolate mPseCra1 chromosome 3, mPseCra1.hap1, whole genome shotgun sequence:
- the GPR151 gene encoding G-protein coupled receptor 151: MERGMLTAALTDSNSSTMNGSFAHLHFAGGYLPSDSKDWRTIVPALLVAVCLVGFVGNLCVIGILLHSAWKGKPSMIHSLILNLSLADLSLLMFSAPVRATAYSKGVWDLGWFVCKSSDWFIHTCMAAKSLTIVAVAKVCFMYACDPAKQENIHNCTIWSVLAAIWAVASLLPLPEWFFSTTRHHAGVEMCLMDVPAMAEEFMSTFGKLYPLLVFCFPSLFAGFYFWRAYGQCQKRGTKTQNLRSQMHSKQLTVMLLSIAITSAILWLPEWIAWLWMWHLKAGGPAPPQGFIALSQVLMFSISSANPLIFLVMSEEFKEGLKGLWKWMITKKHPPASESQETPAGNSQVLRDNVPSPESPSSIPEREKTGSPSSSKEKAEKAEIPILPDVEQFWHERDTVPCVQDNDPIPWEHEDQETGDGDK, encoded by the coding sequence ATGGAAAGGGGTATGCTGACAGCTGCCTTGACAGACTCCAACTCCAGCACCATGAACGGGTCCTTTGCTCACCTCCACTTTGCCGGTGGGTACCTGCCCTCTGACTCCAAGGACTGGAGGACCATAGTCCCAGCTCTCTTGGTGGCTGTCTGCCTGGTGGGCTTCGTGGGGAATCTGTGTGTGATTGGCATCCTCCTCCACAGTGCTTGGAAAGGAAAGCCATCCATGATCCACTCCCTGATTCTGAATCTCAGCCTGGCTGATCTCTCTCTCCTGATGTTTTCTGCACCTGTCCGAGCTACAGCATACTCCAAAGGTGTTTGGGATCTAGGCTGGTTTGTCTGCAAGTCCTCTGACTGGTTCATCCACACATGCATGGCAGCCAAGAGCCTGACAATCGTTGCAGTGGCCAAAGTATGCTTCATGTATGCTTGTGACCCAGCCAAGCAAGAAAATATCCACAACTGCACCATCTGGTCAGTGCTGGCAGCCATCTGGGCTGTGGCTAGCCTGCTACCCCTGCCAGAATGGTTCTTTAGCACCACCAGGCATCACGCAGGTGTGGAAATGTGCCTCATGGATGTACCCGCTATGGCCGAAGAGTTCATGTCAACGTTTGGTAAGCTCTACCCTCTCCTGGTATTTTGCTTTCCGTCACTCTTTGCCGGCTTTTATTTCTGGAGAGCTTATGGCCAATGTCAGAAACGAGGAACTAAGACTCAAAATCTTCGAAGCCAGATGCACTCAAAGCAACTCACAGTGATGTTGCTGAGCATTGCCATCACCTCCGCTATTCTGTGGCTCCCTGAATGGATAGCGTGGCTGTGGATGTGGCATCTGAAGGCCGGAGGCCCGGCCCCACCGCAAGGTTTTATAGCCCTGTCTCAAGTCCTAATGTTTTCCATCTCTTCAGCAAATCCTCTCATTTTTCTAGTGATGTCAGAGGAGTTCAAGGAAGGCTTAAAAGGCTTATGGAAATGGATGATAACAAAAAAACATCCACCTGCTTCAGAGTCTCAGGAAACACCCGCTGGTAACTCACAGGTCCTTCGTGACAATGTTCCATCTCCAGAATCCCCATCATCCatcccagagagagagaaaactggcTCTCCCTCATCCAGCAAAGAGAAGGCTGAGAAGGCAGAGATTCCCATTCTCCCTGATGTAGAGCAGTTTTGGCATGAGAGAGACACAGTCCCTTGTGTACAGGACAATGACCCTATCCCCTGGGAACACGAAGATCAAGAGACAGGAGATGGTGATAAATAG